AAAAGTATaacaatatattttctttttctattatgtgtaataaagaacatataaattaatagaaaaatggaatattatgttcattttttatattcctaACATATAggatattaaatttaaaaattagtaTATAAGtgcatattaattttttactttttattttcatttgaatTGAAAAAtctagaaaataattttttatattgtttaATAAAggattgtatatatatatatatatatatatatatatatatatttcttatatattaataaggaaaaattcatataatatattatgaaATGGATGCTAAAGgcatttattttcttttttaaaaaaagaaaagaaaattgtattaatagtaaaattatatatatgagtgtatttaaaaatttacagAATTTTTAGTTGTTATTTTGAAACTAAATATATGGCATGATTAAATTATGTCATTtcataagtatatatatttataatatatcattttaatttatttcttttctttttttatattttttatgccTTTGCATGAGgcaatttttcattttatattttctcatttttcttttctttttctttttattgtttaagcaaaattttattttttttaaatgagaTGAATGATGTAAAGTGcacaaaagaaaaatcatCGAAAATtgaaaagttaaaaaaaaaaagacacaaaataaataataacaatcAAAGTAAAAATGGAAACTacgaaaataatgaaaattcatGCTTCTCCAAAtactatgaaaaaaataaaacaaataatacTTCTTATGATTTAATGaatgtaataaatattaatcaaattaatgaagatataatgaaaaataattatttatgtaaTAGAACCTTTCAAAATACATGTCCTTGTACGGAAgatcataatttaaatgataatataaatagaaGCTTTCATAGTAATCAAATACAAGTTAAAAATTGtgaaaatatatgtaataatGATGAAACTATCTATAATtctaattttaattcttctttaataaaattaattaatataaattgcAACAAATTTTCAGAACCAAACAACTTTAATAAATCTATTAATAAACAAGGATTGCATAATGAAACTAAatgtaatataaaagatttaAATTTCTGTGTTAATGAGAAGTATGATCAAAAGAGGGATATACAAATGAATGATAAAAGTAAATCTAATATAGAAAAGACaaataattgtaaaaaaGTGAATAATATGTTAAGTGATTCTTGttttatgaataaattaaaggTGCTTCAAGAAACCACGTGCAAATCAAGAGAAAAGagtataattaataatttgaatgataatgaaaatactTATGACAATTGCGTGTTTGAAAAATCAgtaaggaaaaagaaaaagagaaattctaaagataataaaagtaGTGAATctaataatgtaaataattctagtaaaaatattaacaaaatgctttataatttaaatatgaataatataagTAACAAAAATTGCATAAATATTCCCACATGTGAGattgaaaatttttcaaagaaaaaagaaaattttctaaataataACATAACAAAGAATATTTTAGATAGTATGAACTATTTATGTTCTTTGAATAATGGTacagataaaaataataataaaacgCAAATATTTAAcaataaaaacaatttagATTATGTCCAGAATATTATTCGTGATATGAATAAGTTACAGAATACCCATAATAATAGCAGTAGTAAAGATTCTAATTCAGTTCTAGAAAATAATAACGATGATATGAATCAACTATCttcaaataaagaaaataatagttatataaaccttttaaatttaaataaatataatgagGAAGATTCCATGAAATGCTTTTATAATTcagataatttatatttatgtaatcccaagataaataataataataaaagtaatgtAAGTTTTAAGGATGACTCTGTATTGTATCAAAACAATGAcaacattttaaaaaatcaagAAAATAATGGGAATAATGCAACatcaaataatatttttgttttgcctttacaaaataatataggtattaatgaaaaatatattcaaaatataaataggGTATCATCATCAAACAGTAGTCATGAACAAATCTTAAAAGATGATGAATGTAAGAATAAGAATTCCTCATTGCATAATTATGAATATTATAACTGTTCATGTAAAAATTGTGGAGATAACGCCATTAGCTTGAGTAAATctcaaattaataaaaattgcaTCAGTTACTACACTAATGATAATGATTATAAAATGAatgatagtaataataataataataataataataataataataataataataataataataataataataataataataataataataataataataaattacaaaatatagataatagtcctttttttaattcttgcAAATTAGCTAATCaaagtaaaaagaaaaatctaattaacattattaatgaaaatagttCAGAAATAAATAGTTgtcaaaataatatattaattataaataaaaaatcatcGAAATATCACAGTGGGCAAAAAAACAGTAATGACatatataaagataataattcTAATTATTCTAATGAACAAAAAGCATATAAAAGTATTTATAACAATGAAAATCTTACaaattgttttattaataattattccaATTATAAAACTCCTGTgaaagaaaaaggaaatgaTAATCAAGATAGTTCATTAAACAAAATTACTTCAgttaatgaaataattacTAATATATGTGAAATTCTACAAAATAATACTActgataataaaattaacaaaaaattcgAAAATTCTCCAACTActaaattaattaatataaattatccCGACAAAAACAacaacataaataaaaatggaaataaaAGTATCAATAATTACATAGAATCTTTAGAGAATGGCaattatcatttattataCAACAAAGATAgtgataaatataattatattaataacaatgataaaaatgataatgaaatatttaattcattagaaaaacaaaatcatgataaattaaaaagtaatGATACTTTACTACTAATAAAGAGTTTATCTCATAAAGATAAGTTTACATGcctaaaaaatattcaagaAGAACAATATGATTATTTAAAACTAAATGGAGAAGTACTCAAAAAtagcaattttttttctgataCACATATAGAAACAAACATAGATGATCCTGCAGGatattccaaaaaaaaaaatcaatcatttaattttcaaATTGAAGAAACATTTAATTATGAAATTGACAAGACTGAAAATGAAGAgctaaaagaaaatgaaaatatcaaAAGAGAAAGAAGTGAAGGGGAATATGAAAGAAGTGAAGAAGATAGAGaacataaaagaaataaggATAAATGTAATAGAATTAGCAATGATATAGAATCAAAAAAAGGAAAGGAAGATTgcattaatgaaaatgatgaaaaaaaaagagataatAACGATGATGAAATGTACGAAGAAGGatatgaagaagaagaagaagaaaatggagaggaaaaaaaagtaataggagtaaatgaaaaagataatgAATATCAAGAAGAGAGATATTGTGAAGATATTAAAGAAAGCAACCTTGAGGAAAAAAAAAGCGCCAAAAGAAAactaaataataaagaatataaagaaaaaattccaaaaaaaataaagaatcatacaaaaaaaaatttattaaaaagtaaTGGTGAACTTCaaaaacacaaaaaaaatatgcatgataatttttcaaaaaataaaaataatttatttgacCATTATGATGATATAAATACaaacttttttcatttaaataatccTAATATTGATGACTTcacaaaacaaaaattacTTGATATGATGAAGAAACCCTTTTCTTCCgataaaaatggaaaaatgcacattttttatgaaaaagaaagaaaacgAATGCAAAATGGAAgagataataaatatattaaaaagttaacgaaaaatgaaaatgaagatttcgacaatttaaaaaaaaataaaaatgttttaaaaaattctacTAGTGCCTTTAGTCATGATAAAGcattaaaagaatttaaaaaagaaaattcaaaGGAATTTTTTGAGCAAAATGAAAATCTTCAGCAcatgatgaaaaaatatcacgaagataatttttttaataattcaaattatgTTTATAAAAATCTAAGCTATGAAGAAGAATTTGAAAAAGATGCACATGATGATAAAGAAAAGGAtgtcaaaaataaaaaattaagaaaaaatataaatttatcaggagaaaaagaaaaaggaaaagaaaaaatgggAAATCAAGAAAGTAGTAATGAAAATTTCGATgagtataataataatgatataaaaagtgtagagagaaaaaataataataatgaaaaagagggtttttatatgaatgcaataaaagataaatataagagaaataaaataaaagtaaataataatgaagataacaaggaaagaagaaaaagtatcaaaatgaaaaatgatAGTGAAAAAAAGATAGATGAAAATAGTGGAAATTTTAATAcgaataaacaaaataaagaaatgtTATATAATGATATATGTATACAAGgaaattcaaaaaatgaaGCATTTACTAATACACAAGTAATAGATGCTGATAGTAGGAAGAAAGAAAATTCTGTATTTCCAAATAAAAAGCAAAATCTTTCTATCGATGTACAAAAACtaaaatatcaaaataaCTCAGAAGACGAGGAAGAAAAGTTAAATAATGATGAAGGTGAGGATAATGAGGATGGTAATGATTATATGGCAAATAGTATAAAAAAGTATGATTCTGATGATAcatgtaataaaaattttcataaaaccttaaacaaagaaaaaaaacataaaatgtATTTGTGTGATATAATGAAAagtaatgatttaaaaagaattaacgataattattttaaattacacTCAAATTTAGCAAGTAACTTATTAAGTACAAGCACTAGCAGTAGTTATAGCAATgataatgtaaaaataagttTAAGTAATTACGAAATTGGGAAGTTATCTTCTAATACATGTATAAATAAGTTTCTTCTAGAGGATGAAACgcataataatttaaatatgaacTCCCTAAGGAATAATAATTGCtttttatatgataataataaaaaaatattggaAGGGAAAACATCTGTAAGCTTAGATAATAATTCTGCTAACaatgaaattaatataaatgaaaacaataataatataattagtAATGAAGAAAGTATAATAACAAATAAGGAAATCCTTATAAAtgatatacaaaaaaatgttattaatgaaattgatatagaaaataaatatgtaagTAATTCGGTATTAAGTAAtcattttgtaaataaagaATTGATTATGGATGACAATAAAATAGTtccaaaaaaagaaataaaagataaattaaagaatgatgaaataataaatcaatcAGGAAATCAATTTTATGCTAgattaaataagaataatgaTTTATCGCAGCGTTTACATGATGATAATTTAGTATGTGATAAGAATATTTCATGGAAAAGTAAAGAAAATAGCAAAACATTCAAAAGTTATGGGACACTAAAAGCAAGTGCAAATAGGTATTATAGTAGTAACTCACTATCAAAAAGAAGAATGCTATTTAAAAGCAAAAGCTATAGtgataatgataattttttaagcTTCCATGTGAAAAGAAAGATATCTTCATGTTCTgattataaagaatataataaatgctattttaaaaaacatacattacttaaaaatagttattcaaaggaaaaagaatttttattaaataggACAAATagtttaaatataaatttaaatagaaTAGGAGAAGACATAATAAAAGATGATAGCAAAAATAACAACGATAATATTAATGCCGAAGttataaaggaaaaaaaaatgaaacatCACGTAATTAATGATGTTAAAATACAAGAGGAGGATTCATTTAATACTCAAACAAAGAATTTGCGCaaagaattaaatgaaaaggaAACAATTCTAAATGAcaaagataataatatagaaaataaaaaagaagaaataaatgaCGTATGCAATGTAGTTGAATCATCagtaaaaaatgaaatagataaaaaagtGTGCACATTAATAAATTGCCCAACACATAATCCTCAAAACTATACAAAGAGTAtggcaaaaaaaaatgattcacAGGGGGATTCagtaatattaaaagaagaaaatgatgaattaaaaagaataccAGGTGTTTATTATGATAAGAATTCTCAAAGATGGTTTGGTGAACATAAAATAAACGGTGTTAAGTGTGCTCAAAGTTTTGCAGTAAAGAAGCATGGTTGTGAGGAAGCAAAAAGGCTAGCAATTGAATGGAAAAAAGCAAGAATAAGGGGAGAGGTATGGGATagatttataaataaaaaaaaaaaaaacagtagTAGTAATTGTTTAAAAGCAGCAAAGTCTAGTCGACCTTCAGTAGAAGAATTAAgaatgaaatatttatctATGAGCAAAAATATGCCTAAGGTAAGAGGTGTTTGGTTTAATTCAACTCCTCAAAGAATGGGATGGGTTGGACAAgcttataaaaaatgtaaaagaaTTGAAAGAATTTTTTCCGTAAATAAATATGGTTTTGAGGGTGCAAGAAAATTAGCTATTGCTTTCCGAAATTCTCAAAAACCATCTAATGAGGATAGTGATGAAGACAGCTGGTCAAAAGATgataaaatgaatatgaaaaatagtgaagataatttaaataactacgaatataaaagtaattttttgAGTTCTATaagtaatattaaaaataataataaaattgaaagCAAAGATATAAGAATTAATTTATGTAGAGATGccatattatttattttacaagATCTAGAAACTATATTAGAACTAAATATACCCTTATTAAATAagaatgtaaatatatataaaatatgtataaaacatcatttaaattatttaacatTAATAAAGAGTGAAGAACAGATTATTCCTTATTTAAAAGTATTTGGCGACTATATACAAAGATGTATTTTGCCAACTGATCTCCCATATGCAGaattatatgttttaattgaTTCATTAATTCACAATGAAATATTACCGTCCTTTGATcataaacaaaatttttgTGAATATTCAGTAACAGAAGATCCTGGAATTATAACACCATCTATGttattataaagaaattacTAAATTAAtacttaaatattaatatatatatttatttatttattttatttatttatatatttatttatatatttgtcaatattgataattattaaattatatatatttttggcATTAAAATCAATGCGAATTTATTCaaagaataattattatcaatGAATTATAAATTTCCATTATTGTAAGAACGATATTTACTATCATTAAAgcaatatattattataagtatagctttcattaaaaatacagaaatagtattttttttttttttaattataattcacttagtattatatatatttttataaaaattacataaatattttacctattatttttatgagagcgatgatatttttatatttattcttaaaTTAAGCAagtgaaatatatatatatatatatattatatatgtatttcttTTGTGTTTATCtgtcaatatatatatatatacactttttaattttatatttttgcatagaaaaaaatatatttttttatactttatataaaagatattaatcgtttttataattatatatttaaaccGTACTTATGAATTATGTGTATAGTTCAtaaagtattatttttattattaatttatgttttgtctttttttttttactaaataagataaaattaataaaataacataatgttcattttattaaaaaattgataaaaattttcacATCATTTATGTGATTCtgagaatttaaaaatatgcatatatatatcactaagaaaaaataaaataataaacttaattttaaattttatgttatgtatctattttttatattattaattgtctttctgaaaaatataagaaagaATGTTatgtaatataattatataaatccaagagttaatatataaatagaatCATTAAGtcttcattatatattttattttatttttcaatgGTTGTCTAATATTAAGATCTAAAGTATTCATCTGAAGCCCTTGTGAAAGTTGAAAACGAGTAAATGTAAATATgtgcatttttatttaaaaaaaaagtaagaaTATTTTATGCTAAAAGTGAGAGAAGGAATGTTTCTATGCATTATGTatctatttaaattatttttacatgtttctatatatatatattttttttttcg
The sequence above is drawn from the Plasmodium relictum strain SGS1 genome assembly, chromosome: 14 genome and encodes:
- the ApiAP2 gene encoding transcription factor with AP2 domain(s), putative: MNDVKCTKEKSSKIEKLKKKRHKINNNNQSKNGNYENNENSCFSKYYEKNKTNNTSYDLMNVININQINEDIMKNNYLCNRTFQNTCPCTEDHNLNDNINRSFHSNQIQVKNCENICNNDETIYNSNFNSSLIKLININCNKFSEPNNFNKSINKQGLHNETKCNIKDLNFCVNEKYDQKRDIQMNDKSKSNIEKTNNCKKVNNMLSDSCFMNKLKVLQETTCKSREKSIINNLNDNENTYDNCVFEKSVRKKKKRNSKDNKSSESNNVNNSSKNINKMLYNLNMNNISNKNCINIPTCEIENFSKKKENFLNNNITKNILDSMNYLCSLNNGTDKNNNKTQIFNNKNNLDYVQNIIRDMNKLQNTHNNSSSKDSNSVLENNNDDMNQLSSNKENNSYINLLNLNKYNEEDSMKCFYNSDNLYLCNPKINNNNKSNVSFKDDSVLYQNNDNILKNQENNGNNATSNNIFVLPLQNNIGINEKYIQNINRVSSSNSSHEQILKDDECKNKNSSLHNYEYYNCSCKNCGDNAISLSKSQINKNCISYYTNDNDYKMNDSNNNNNNNNNNNNNNNNNNNNNNNNNNNNNKLQNIDNSPFFNSCKLANQSKKKNLINIINENSSEINSCQNNILIINKKSSKYHSGQKNSNDIYKDNNSNYSNEQKAYKSIYNNENLTNCFINNYSNYKTPVKEKGNDNQDSSLNKITSVNEIITNICEILQNNTTDNKINKKFENSPTTKLININYPDKNNNINKNGNKSINNYIESLENGNYHLLYNKDSDKYNYINNNDKNDNEIFNSLEKQNHDKLKSNDTLLLIKSLSHKDKFTCLKNIQEEQYDYLKLNGEVLKNSNFFSDTHIETNIDDPAGYSKKKNQSFNFQIEETFNYEIDKTENEELKENENIKRERSEGEYERSEEDREHKRNKDKCNRISNDIESKKGKEDCINENDEKKRDNNDDEMYEEGYEEEEEENGEEKKVIGVNEKDNEYQEERYCEDIKESNLEEKKSAKRKLNNKEYKEKIPKKIKNHTKKNLLKSNGELQKHKKNMHDNFSKNKNNLFDHYDDINTNFFHLNNPNIDDFTKQKLLDMMKKPFSSDKNGKMHIFYEKERKRMQNGRDNKYIKKLTKNENEDFDNLKKNKNVLKNSTSAFSHDKALKEFKKENSKEFFEQNENLQHMMKKYHEDNFFNNSNYVYKNLSYEEEFEKDAHDDKEKDVKNKKLRKNINLSGEKEKGKEKMGNQESSNENFDEYNNNDIKSVERKNNNNEKEGFYMNAIKDKYKRNKIKVNNNEDNKERRKSIKMKNDSEKKIDENSGNFNTNKQNKEMLYNDICIQGNSKNEAFTNTQVIDADSRKKENSVFPNKKQNLSIDVQKLKYQNNSEDEEEKLNNDEGEDNEDGNDYMANSIKKYDSDDTCNKNFHKTLNKEKKHKMYLCDIMKSNDLKRINDNYFKLHSNLASNLLSTSTSSSYSNDNVKISLSNYEIGKLSSNTCINKFLLEDETHNNLNMNSLRNNNCFLYDNNKKILEGKTSVSLDNNSANNEININENNNNIISNEESIITNKEILINDIQKNVINEIDIENKYVSNSVLSNHFVNKELIMDDNKIVPKKEIKDKLKNDEIINQSGNQFYARLNKNNDLSQRLHDDNLVCDKNISWKSKENSKTFKSYGTLKASANRYYSSNSLSKRRMLFKSKSYSDNDNFLSFHVKRKISSCSDYKEYNKCYFKKHTLLKNSYSKEKEFLLNRTNSLNINLNRIGEDIIKDDSKNNNDNINAEVIKEKKMKHHVINDVKIQEEDSFNTQTKNLRKELNEKETILNDKDNNIENKKEEINDVCNVVESSVKNEIDKKVCTLINCPTHNPQNYTKSMAKKNDSQGDSVILKEENDELKRIPGVYYDKNSQRWFGEHKINGVKCAQSFAVKKHGCEEAKRLAIEWKKARIRGEVWDRFINKKKKNSSSNCLKAAKSSRPSVEELRMKYLSMSKNMPKVRGVWFNSTPQRMGWVGQAYKKCKRIERIFSVNKYGFEGARKLAIAFRNSQKPSNEDSDEDSWSKDDKMNMKNSEDNLNNYEYKSNFLSSISNIKNNNKIESKDIRINLCRDAILFILQDLETILELNIPLLNKNVNIYKICIKHHLNYLTLIKSEEQIIPYLKVFGDYIQRCILPTDLPYAELYVLIDSLIHNEILPSFDHKQNFCEYSVTEDPGIITPSMLL